A window of Oryza glaberrima chromosome 2, OglaRS2, whole genome shotgun sequence genomic DNA:
TTGACACTATCACATTCTCCAATATTGAAATATTAATTTTTCCATGTTGCTATGGCTAGTTATCTTGAGTATTTACGTGATCTGGAAACGAAGATCGATCAAGATTGGGACAAAATATCATCTTCGCTTGAGGAAATGAGACAATCTCTCTTTAGAAAGGACGGTTGCCTGGTCAACATAACAAGTGACTGGAAAAATCTTGAGAAATCTAACAAACATATTGCCAAATTTCTTGATTCGCTGCCAAGTACTACATCCCTTGGAAGTGATCCATGGCTTTCTCGATTGCCATCTGTTAACGAAGCTATCGTTGTACCCACTCAGGTAAGGAAATTTTCCTGGCATTATATTTAAGCAGCCTTTGCTGACGATTACTCATTGGTAACAGTGAACGGTGAGTTCCAACTGATTTAGTTATCTGAAATTGTTTTTGTCATCTGAAGGTTAATTATGTTGGAAAAGCCGGAAACCTGTACCAAAGTGGATATCAGCTCAATGGAAGTGCCTATGTCATCTCCAAGCATATAAGCAATACGTGGTTGTGGGACCGTGTTCGAGTTAGTGGTGGTGCATATGGAGGGTTTTGTGATTTTGACACCCATTCAGGTTCGTTGTTTTTAGATATGTTTCTCTTTTAAATAATCTGTTGCATTTTTAAATAACTAGTAACTCTTTCAGCTGGTTCAAACTATTCACATAATGCTaatattgttttccttttcaggAGTGTTCTCATACTTGTCATACCGTGATCCAAATTTATTGAAAACACTAGAAGTTTATGATGAGACGGCCAAGTTCCTAAGAGAGCTAGAAATGGATGATGATTGTCTCACAAAAGCTATTATTGGTACCATAGGTGACGTTGATTCCTACCAGCTACCAGATGCTAAAGGTTACAGCAGGTACGAAAAGCCTCTTCTGTGTTCTGCATACTCATTCAACATGGTCTTTCATCTTGTTGTTGGTTGTTATACTGTCATGGGGATTATATCCATGTAAATACTAGAAATTTCTTATTTGATATGCAACCATTTATTGTTTGTCTCCTTACAAATTAGTTACATCTTTCAGAGATTACATGTCGTTTTTAAACCAACTGCAGTTTAACTTGTATATGGTGTGATTGTGAACATATAGATGTACTATATGGGCAAATTTATATCATGCATCTGCACATGGTACAATAACACATTCATAATACAGAAGACACTGAACACatattttcctccttttttcaGTCTAATGCGATACTTGCTGGGCATCACGGAGGAGGAACGCCAGCAAAGACGTGAAGAGATACTATCAACCAGGTAATGAAATCCATGGTCCAAAAAAAGTcgtaaacctttttttttccccttacaGACGCACGAAACTGTCATCTTGATCCTTTTGGTTTTCATGTTGGCAGCTTGAAGGATTTCAAGGAGTTTGCTGATGCTGTCGAAACAATTAACGACAACGGTGTCGTGGTTGCCGTTGCATCACCTGAGGACGTCGAAGCAGCAAACAAGGAAAATCCCTTGTTTTCAGACGTCAAGAAGTGCCTGTGAAGCTCCTTCATTTCTGCTGCCTTTGCAGGATTTTAGTCTAGATCGGCGCTGAGCACAGAGGTTCTTCAGTCTCTCCTCGCCTACGAATGATGATTCTGATACTGTAACATCATATCTTACATAGCGAGAGTATCcagccatgattttttttctcgcaaTTTTGGGGACAACAGTAGTTCAGGATGATGGGCAAAGTGTATTCAGTGTATTTCACTTGCATTGCTGCTTTCCCCATCAAACAAGTCAGATGTACGCGAAGTTTCTGACACAAGATAAATAAGAGATTGCTCAAATTGTTGCTCCAGATTCACTGATTGGGTGCACGTAGGCACGAATCGCACGATTCGCGCATTACCTGCGTTAAATCACTCTGCTGTGTCAAGTTTCATCTTACAAAGCTACAATCTGCCATTGGTCACTCTTGATGAAGAGTCGAAGTATGTAACCGAAAGGcagcaagaagccaagaaccAAGAATAGACGATCATCTGACATCTTGTGATAGTGAGTATGATAAATGCCACAAATCATGGTGCTTCTAGTAACAAATTTTCAACACTAATTAAACGCCACTAGATGTAGCTGATTAATAATCACAAACTCAATCAAGGTTAATCCGAACGGAAAGGGCTAATCCTGCAACGACGCCGGTGATGCTTCTCACTTCCTGACGCCGcgttgcagctgctgctgcgcctgATGCTGCTGCTTGTGCAGCTGCGCGGACGCGATGGCCAGCATGGACCGCACCTTCGCCACGGCGGCCGCCTTCTCCGGCGGGCAGCTCGCCAGCGCCACCCGCAGCGACCGCACGGCCGCGTCCGCCCTCCCGGCCCCGAgcgccgcgcacgccgcgcGGTACGCCTCGTCCGCGACCTTCGCGTCgtagcaggcggcggcggcggcggaggcctccCCTTCCACACGCGCCTCGCCCCCGGGCGGCGGTGCCGCCTGCTGCGGCtccgaggaggcggtggcggggtCGAGTTGCGCGCAGGAGCGGGCGTactcggtggcggcgatggcggcgtcgatCTGGGACATGAGGGCCTCGGGCGTCGACGGGAAGCCGCGGATCGCGTCGAACGGGCTCCACCCTTGCCCCCCTCTGCCGAACCCGCCGTACATGGCTAGCGATGCGATGCGGCGCGGTCGCGCGGAGGAAGACGGCAAGAGAGGCCAAGGAGAGTTCAGGACTTCAGGTTACTTTagttaggctgcgttcgtttggaGAAAAAGGGAGTTTATTTatttcgttttccgcgtgcacgcttttcaaactactaaacggtgcgttttttttaaaaaaaattatataaaaattgctttaaaaaaccatattaatctatttttaaagttttaaatagttaaactcaattaatcatgcgctaatggctcacatCGTTTCcgaatcttctcaatcccctttCCCTCAAACACAGCTTTAGGGGACTTTGGAAAGAACACGGAGTAgtgcagaaatcagaaattcagaaccgGCCTACCGTCCGTGTGGACGTGTCCCACTTGTTGCGTGTTGCCGTGTTTCTCATTCGATTTTGATTTCTGGGTGGTTACTATATGGTGGGTTTTCgcgctaaaattagaaatttggttaaaattggaataatgtaacgaaaaagttggaactttatgtgtgtagaaaagttttgatgcgataaaaaagttaaaagtttgaagaaaaagtttagagcTAAACTCAGCCTTAGTCCGTTAAGTCATTTTAGTTTTaccaacagttttttttttaaaaaaacacagtaTAAGTGCAGACGTTTATAACACAACCCTACGAACACACGTACACCTTGCCTTATAAGCACAACCCTGATGCCTTATGAAGCGTATAAAGTAGATAAAGTTAGATAAGTTTTAACTCatgacaaaacaaaaaatagcctacaatatgaaacagaggtgTAAACCTATGAGCGCTTCCGTGATAACATATAAAGTGTATAAACTTATTTCCTGAGACCTATAAAGTGTACAAACTCGGTTTAAGTTAGAGAAGTTTTAACTcacgaccaaaaaaaaaaacataatatgaGACGAAGTTACTATATGGAAATAGATTAAGTCCGTTTTGGATTAGTAATCCGAATGGTGCTTTAGGAAAGTTCGTGATCAGAGACAAAAGAATTGGAGCGGAAAATGTGCAAGAGCACCATCCATTTCTCTTGATGGAACCATTGTATTTAATCAGTCTACTCACATTCCCTTGGCCACAAAATAAGCCTCCCTCATATGAACCTTTTGCTATCAGAACGACTAATCTAAGGTTTACATCATATTCGTATATACCCAAGACAAGAGAAAGAGAAACGTATcatggcaaaagaaaaaaaaaacgaggaaGAATCGGTATATGAAGTTGCTTTGGTTAAGTTTTTCATCGGTACAAATCTCCCAATCTCAGATGAGCCTGTGGGGACTAACAGCTCATGCGCTGATGACACCTGACATCCAGGGCACAACGACAGGGGCAGTGGGATGAGAATCTCTGTATGACTCGGAATACTTGTCTTTGAAGTTGAGTTTAGGGTGGTCAGCCTGCAAGCATTGAACCATCATAAGAGAAGAAATAAACCATTTCATGACACTCTCAGACACTACAGTAAACAATGCCCAGGTGTTTCATTAAGTATTTTAGCTTACAAAACAAACCTATGGCGAAGAAACACATAAAATTCATTACAAACTTGGATTTCTGAAGACTAACAAGTGCAATGAGCAACCAACTCCTTCAAAACAGTACATGGGTCAGAATTATGCAGGATAATTTGATACTAGctcatattaaattatttttttgcggcaaattaaatctcaatatttttttgtaAAGCATCAAACATAAGGCTGGTGCAGATCAGTGAACAAATCCATAATATGACAAATGCACAAGCATACAGACTTGCAGAATAGCAATATGAACACCAGCACCACCTTGTATCTGACTTCTGCCATTCAAATCCTTTACTACTACTAAATGGTAATCAAAGGGCCGTGCTTAAGGCATAAATATTTTCCAAATCATTTCTATATAGTAACTAAACAGCAAGCCATCTCGTGCACATGTAAAATGCATAAAAAAAACTGGGGTTCTAACACTCATTTAAACTGAAAACAATAAAGATGCAAATATTAAGGGCTGTAATTTCAATGGTTGGTGCATAAATATAGAACAAAACTGAGTATACCTGTTTCAACCAGCACTCCTGATGTTTATGCTCATATTTATCTGGAGAGAAACATCCAAACTCTGATGGGCAATAAACCCATATATTACACCTTAGTTCACCTGGCCTGGCATTCTTAGCCTGGTCTAGACATGCTTGACAGCAATCGGCAGCAGATTCTTTGGGGTGTGTTAAGCCCCATCTAACAGCAGCACCATCGTAATCAGTATGTAGCTCAGCATTGCATTGTGAGGGCAAAGGTGGACCAGCTATTATCTCTTCTTCTGCAACAATTAACATAGGTTGGAAACTAAAATCTCATTTTGAGAACTTCAAAATATAGTCTATAACTACAACTACAAAGGTAAAAAGGACACAATTGTTTGAACTGAGGCCATGAATGCTCTGAACTTCATAAATAAACACAAAAAAGAGACCTTCTGGTTCATTCTCAGGTTTGTCATCATGTTCAGTGTGTGAGACTTCTGATGGTATCCAAAGACCAATGTCTTCCAGCAGCACATGCCAGTTGAACTGTAGTGCTCGCTTTAAGGTTCCTACAGGAAAATATTGAAATTCAGTGTATATAGCCAAAGGCCTAGCATCACTAATCAGAAAAGAATACGAGCACACAGAATAGTAGATTCGATAGAAAAGCCCACGTACTTGCTTCCTCGTTGGAGAGGTCTAACTTTGTTGAGTTCTGAATAGATGCACTTTTTATATCTTTTAACTTCTCGAAACGCCATGATTCCACTGCTTCTGTTATGTATTAGGAAAAAATAGATGTAGGTACTCCAATAtgaaaaatcaagaaaatatCTTAATAATTTGTAGAAGGCTACTTAATAAGTTAGTATAGAAATATGTATCTTGCATGTTGTGGCAAGAAGCAAAACAATTGGAATGCAAACCAAAAACGAGGTTCAGTTCTGCTGTGATACTGTTAGCTTTGGAACTTGTAGGAAATATTAGGAAAATAAATTATGGCAAACTGTTATAATAGTCGGTATTATCGTGCAATACACCAGAGCCCTCTCCTTGTTAGAacttcaatggttactctcattgagaagaggatggcactcgagatggggcaattttctggttttcttcattcacaaaacacaaagccataccttcccgagggaggttggatacatatatataaccatagctggctgcaagcctattgctgcaccctcctagtctaaaaattcgaaatttgaatgggatgctgtcctagaaggcatccaaactgaataaagcataaaggaggcataaaggagatgctaattgttgctgtcctactaaccgcaaCTGTCCTAGCAActaaaaatatgctaaaggagtagatgctgtcctgaaaaaggtgaaactacccaaaagcaaaaagaagaaatcaggaccaaggaccacaaagacttatccatcattctccccctaagtcttgtgcgtcgtcttgtggggaAGTTGGGCCATCCCGATCCTAGAACagagctcgaggaacttgatcctcccaagaggcttggtgagcaagtccgcaagctggtccttggtgttgatgtagctcgccttgatgctcccttcctccaagtagcttcggatgaagtggtacctcacccggatgtgcttgctccgttcgtgaaaaacggggttctttgccaaggccagagcggacttgctATCCACCCTGAGCTCCACCGCTCCAGTGtctctgccgaggagatcactaagcagtcgagcaagccagagcgcctgggtcgaagcggcggaggccgccatgtactcggcctcgcagctggacagggccaccacctgctgcttgaccGACTGCTAGCTAACGAggcactcgccgaggaagaagagaatcccgctcgtgctcttgctggtgtcgatgtcgccggcgtggtcgctgtcgctgtacccgacgaagtgtgccttgccaggacacctcgggtagtagagaccgtggtcgagagtccccgcaacgtagcggatgatcctcttcacagcctgctggtgctccgtcgtcggtcgctgcatgaaccgactgacgtagccgacggagaaggccaagtccagccgtgtgtgggtgaggtagcgaaggctccccacaagacgccggtactgtgtagcatccacttcctccgtcgtgctatcgcggctcagcttcagtctctcctccatcggagtgagagctgggttgcaatcggtgagcccagccagctcaacgacgcgcttggcgtaggcgCTCTGTCAAagcgtgatcccggagtcgtcctggtgcacctcgatccccaggtagaaggagagaggccccatatcactcatctggaaggtggccttcatttcctccttgaacgccgcgacctccgcatccttggtgccggtgatcaccaagtcatcgacgtagacacccaccagcaaggcatttcctccattgccccgccggtagatggccgcctcgtgcgggctttgcttgaagcccatccccttgagcgtggaatccaacttggcattccacgccctcggtgcctgccgcaagccatagagggccttgtgcaggcgtagcaccttgccctccttgccaGGGATCACAAATCCCGGCggctggtgcacgtagacctcctccttcaagtcgccgttcagaaacgccgacttgacgtccatgtgatggacgccccagccttcctgagcagccagcgcaagGAGTCGCACGgactccatccgtgccacgggaccgaaggcatcgtcgtagtcgatcccctcctgctgcacgaaaccgcgtgtcaccaagcgagccttgtgcttgacgatggctccggcttcatccctcttcagcttgaacacccacttaagggtgatcgtgcggtgaccacgagggaggtcaacaagctcccaggtgcggttctcctgaaccgcgtccatctccgactgcatcgcaacacgccatgccgcgtgtttctcggcctctgcgaaagaccgaggctcaccgtcgtcgcacgcaaggtgcaactgcgcctccaggtcgcgAGGCACCAGTCCCGGCACTGGCTGGTCGCCGAGAAGATCCTCCATCGTACGGTACcgtagctgctcgccgtcgaggtacgcgtcgatgcgctccccgtcgtgggagagcggagtagcgaactccaccggGCTGCACTCAACACGAGCTGGTGTCGGAGTAGACGTGCCTGGaggagtggctgttggtgctggagcgcGTGGGGTCACCGGCTGGGGTGGTGTcggcgaagagctcgtcgtagtCGAAGTCGTGGCCCGAGGATATGTTGATGTCGGAGTCGGTGGAGGCTTGGGGACTAGGGTAGACacgctcggtgaagaagagctgcctactcccccagctccctcgaagtggacgtactcgatggtgaagtcgtcgtacgtcggagtcgaaccatcgtccaccgccttgtcccatacccaccctcgcccttcgtcgaacactaCGTCGCGCGCTGTGCACACACGATGTGTCTCCGGGTCGAGGATGCGGTAGGCCTTCGAGCCCTCCGCGTAGCCGATGAACACCCCTAGGATGCTCCTGTCGTCGAGCTTGCCGATGTGGCCAAGCTCCTTGGCGAACGCGAGGCAGCCGAAGACCCGCAGGTGGGAGACCAccggcttgcgcccatgccaagcctcgtacggtgtcctgccatcgagggccttggtaggcgagcggttgaggatgtagacagccgtcaccaccgcctccccccagaagatggccggcatccccctctgcttgagGAGAGCCCAAGCCATCCCCACCaccgtctggttgcgccgctcgacgacgtcgttctgctgcgggctgtacggcgcggtgtagtggcgctgaatgccctcatcagcgcagtacgacgcaaattcagccgccgtgaattcgccgccgttgttggtgcgcagcacgcgcagcttgcggccacactccgcctctgcagcagcctgcgcgtgcctgatggcgtccgcagcctctcccttgttgccgaggaccatcacccacatgtagtgggagaggtcgtcgacgagcagcaggaagtaacgtcgtcctcctggtgtggccggtgtcactgggccacacaagtccccgtgcacgagctcgagccgcTCCTTGGCTCGGAAGCTCGTCTGCTGGGAAAAGGGGAGTCGCCGTTGCTTCGTTACCACGCAGACGTCGCAGAGTtgctccacgtggtcaaggcacggcatgcctcgcaccatctccttggcactgagccgcttcagggcctcgaagtggaggtgcccgaagcgctcgtgccactgccacgcctcaTCGTCCGACGAGCGGCGAGGCAAACTGGTTGTGCGACCTGCGCGTtgaggatgtagagtcgattagtgcctctggttaccttggcaagaaggcgatgacggcgatcccaaatcctcatgagaccgtcctcgaccaacacgcgtgagccgttctcatccagctgtcccacgctgatgatagaattcctcaatgcggggatgtagtagactccggtgagcaacctgtgctcaccggacttggcggtgaaggtgacggagccaacgcccttgatctccacgccggaggcgTCCCCAAACGTAACGGAGCCTCGAACGCTGGAGTCGaactcggtgaagaactcccgtcggccggtcatgt
This region includes:
- the LOC127762437 gene encoding uncharacterized protein LOC127762437, yielding MYGGFGRGGQGWSPFDAIRGFPSTPEALMSQIDAAIAATEYARSCAQLDPATASSEPQQAAPPPGGEARVEGEASAAAAACYDAKVADEAYRAACAALGAGRADAAVRSLRVALASCPPEKAAAVAKVRSMLAIASAQLHKQQHQAQQQLQRGVRK
- the LOC127763229 gene encoding uncharacterized protein LOC127763229 isoform X2; protein product: MARGVARAASFGGRAATARWCSYRRITVAVCLGNLVAALLVLRSLTSLAPTPPKREEVVEYTEEQIRKAEESIRIRCEAEPVELVEAVKNLRKIFRREEKRRKELPLELKQKVSYEIVQLLLDLGDNSSFAQQRGTLKRALQFNWHVLLEDIGLWIPSEVSHTEHDDKPENEPEEEEIIAGPPLPSQCNAELHTDYDGAAVRWGLTHPKESAADCCQACLDQAKNARPGELRCNIWVYCPSEFGCFSPDKYEHKHQECWLKQADHPKLNFKDKYSESYRDSHPTAPVVVPWMSGVISA
- the LOC127763229 gene encoding uncharacterized protein LOC127763229 isoform X1; the encoded protein is MARGVARAASFGGRAATARWCSYRRITVAVCLGNLVAALLVLRSLTSLAPTPPKREEVVEYTEEQIRKAEESIRIRCEAEPVELVEAVKNLRKIFRREEKRRKELPLELKQKVSYEIVQLLLDLGDNSSFAQQREAVESWRFEKLKDIKSASIQNSTKLDLSNEEARTLKRALQFNWHVLLEDIGLWIPSEVSHTEHDDKPENEPEEEEIIAGPPLPSQCNAELHTDYDGAAVRWGLTHPKESAADCCQACLDQAKNARPGELRCNIWVYCPSEFGCFSPDKYEHKHQECWLKQADHPKLNFKDKYSESYRDSHPTAPVVVPWMSGVISA